The following proteins are co-located in the Candidatus Nanosynbacter sp. HMT-352 genome:
- a CDS encoding NUDIX domain-containing protein has product MPISINRKLWYNGPNYTADSVIINPIAQKILLIKRSSGEWALPGGFINSKEDSFTAAIRETKEETGTIIGGNPILIYKGLVNDPRNSQASWIETSAYLFIVNELSEVSGRDDAIDAAWLPLNNLPKLYASHDEIVTRAIDYLSCRSLIKIAEFSENYRNINGGHMQYDKIIATKNGHSVFIKQTSTKYGDVKRNRLRQYLRKEAFTISYLRCHGYSGIPSRSILRDDDTFIMEAMTPDEGWLWRAKKETLDAYIKSAKEKFNELENIPLPPDTFDIESSRDSFIKEGWASLDEQKIAKLRELSLGFLDRLTPHSQNITKKLLADLPALLNAGGRHSDIKKLVFCHHDIRQSNMAWHPKRGTKLIDWSWSGPGESGSDITSLLIDLHKSGYNISNYYKEINLDHCLTLMGFWLNHATWPYHGDDTLRFQQFLSALSAYEIYTTV; this is encoded by the coding sequence ATGCCAATATCTATAAATCGTAAATTATGGTATAACGGTCCAAATTACACTGCAGACAGTGTAATAATCAACCCAATCGCACAAAAAATTCTTTTGATAAAACGATCCAGTGGTGAATGGGCATTGCCTGGAGGGTTCATCAATTCCAAAGAAGATTCTTTTACCGCAGCAATTCGCGAAACAAAAGAAGAAACTGGAACAATAATTGGTGGCAATCCAATATTAATATATAAAGGACTGGTTAACGATCCACGCAACAGTCAGGCGTCATGGATCGAAACCAGCGCGTATCTGTTCATAGTCAACGAACTATCAGAGGTGTCAGGACGAGACGATGCTATCGACGCAGCCTGGCTACCCCTCAATAATTTGCCTAAATTATACGCATCGCATGATGAAATAGTAACCAGGGCTATTGATTATTTGTCTTGTCGGTCGCTAATTAAGATAGCAGAGTTTTCCGAAAATTATCGCAATATTAACGGCGGTCATATGCAATACGACAAAATTATCGCCACAAAAAATGGTCATTCGGTATTTATTAAACAAACATCTACTAAATATGGCGACGTAAAACGAAATAGACTGCGCCAATATCTAAGAAAAGAAGCGTTCACGATATCCTATCTGCGCTGTCATGGATATAGTGGAATCCCATCCAGATCAATACTGCGAGACGATGACACTTTCATCATGGAGGCAATGACGCCAGATGAAGGTTGGCTATGGCGAGCAAAGAAAGAAACGCTAGACGCTTATATCAAATCAGCGAAGGAAAAATTTAACGAGTTGGAAAATATACCATTGCCGCCTGATACTTTTGATATCGAATCGTCACGCGATAGCTTTATTAAGGAGGGGTGGGCTTCGTTAGACGAGCAGAAAATAGCTAAATTGAGAGAGTTGTCATTAGGATTCTTGGATAGATTAACGCCCCATAGCCAAAATATAACTAAGAAATTATTGGCAGACTTACCCGCCTTACTAAATGCCGGAGGTCGACATAGCGATATAAAAAAATTAGTTTTTTGTCATCACGACATTCGACAATCAAATATGGCTTGGCATCCCAAACGCGGCACTAAGTTAATCGACTGGAGTTGGTCTGGACCTGGAGAATCTGGCAGTGATATCACTAGCCTATTAATTGACCTACATAAAAGCGGTTATAATATTTCAAACTATTACAAAGAAATAAATTTAGATCATTGCCTAACCTTAATGGGTTTCTGGCTAAACCATGCGACGTGGCCATATCATGGCGACGACACTCTTAGATTTCAACAATTTTTATCGGCGTTAAGTGCATACGAAATATATACAACTGTTTAA
- a CDS encoding NUDIX domain-containing protein encodes MKFTDEERRAWLASLDRRFSSAAVLIENEQGELLIVKAGYKDHWSLPGGIVDAGESPLEAAVREVKEEVDIQVDPKDLSLAMVASRHSDEFLTHQFVFFTKLENDAFSEIKLQESEIVASKFIAKNEVDFEDMSLLWAIRFWAIDKFGYVNTKIIDNDGVKKEVVDFFAPMIGGK; translated from the coding sequence ATGAAATTTACAGATGAAGAGCGACGGGCTTGGCTGGCAAGTTTGGACAGACGTTTTTCCAGTGCGGCGGTGTTAATTGAAAATGAGCAGGGCGAACTATTGATCGTCAAGGCTGGCTATAAAGACCATTGGTCGCTGCCTGGTGGCATTGTTGATGCTGGAGAATCTCCGTTGGAAGCAGCAGTGCGCGAGGTAAAAGAAGAAGTTGATATTCAAGTCGATCCTAAGGATCTAAGTCTTGCGATGGTCGCTTCGCGTCATTCTGATGAGTTTTTGACACATCAATTTGTGTTTTTTACGAAGCTAGAAAACGATGCTTTTTCTGAGATAAAATTGCAGGAATCGGAAATTGTGGCTAGTAAGTTTATTGCCAAAAATGAGGTTGATTTTGAAGATATGTCACTGCTCTGGGCAATCAGATTTTGGGCAATTGATAAATTCGGTTACGTAAATACGAAAATTATTGATAATGACGGCGTGAAAAAAGAAGTTGTAGATTTTTTTGCGCCGATGATTGGAGGTAAATAA
- a CDS encoding 2,3-bisphosphoglycerate-dependent phosphoglycerate mutase, whose translation MGILVISRHGESEWNLLGKWTGWTDVNLTEKGHDDTVRLGALLKGLSFNEAYTSSLKRTQQTLAALLEGCGVENLPTTHATELNERDYGDLTGKNKWEVKAEIGEEAFNGIRRGWDYPVPGGETLKDVYARVVPYFEQEILPKLQNGENILLVAHGNSIRALIKHLDQVPEAEMANVEMPFGQLLVYTFEPGQSLPIKKEVLSVEIEAVNA comes from the coding sequence ATGGGAATATTAGTTATTAGTCGGCACGGTGAGAGCGAGTGGAATCTGCTTGGTAAATGGACTGGCTGGACGGATGTTAATTTGACGGAAAAAGGTCACGATGACACCGTGCGATTAGGTGCTTTATTGAAAGGTCTGTCGTTTAATGAGGCTTACACTTCGTCATTAAAACGTACACAACAAACTTTGGCGGCGCTACTCGAAGGGTGCGGTGTTGAAAATCTACCGACAACGCATGCAACTGAACTAAACGAGCGTGATTATGGTGATTTGACTGGAAAAAATAAATGGGAAGTTAAAGCGGAGATTGGCGAAGAGGCTTTTAATGGTATTCGACGCGGTTGGGATTATCCAGTGCCGGGCGGCGAAACTTTGAAAGATGTTTATGCACGGGTTGTTCCATATTTTGAGCAAGAGATTTTGCCGAAATTGCAGAATGGTGAGAATATTCTATTGGTGGCTCACGGCAATTCTATTCGGGCTTTAATTAAACATCTTGACCAAGTTCCAGAAGCCGAGATGGCGAATGTAGAGATGCCATTTGGTCAATTACTGGTTTATACGTTCGAGCCTGGTCAATCTTTGCCAATCAAAAAAGAAGTGCTGTCGGTTGAGATTGAAGCCGTGAATGCTTAA
- the pncB gene encoding nicotinate phosphoribosyltransferase — translation MEKGSKISQGLDYYKITMGMNEFLKHPEVEVTFTLKNRSPNLLSEFVSPVELQDRLNKLAEGWRPDEIAYLAGLQNQDGKATFSQEYLDFLMSNPLPPVKIGHDKRGDLAVEATGKWPLVTFWETVIMSEINEIYFRNKLACEGRSLEEVYAEGDRRLDEKIKLLKSRPDIKFSDFGTRRRFSYDWHRHVIERVANELPNNFVGTSNIYLAHKLGLKPIGTFAHEMPMVYAALADKAGNNPLSGHNQTLRDWQDTYGDELSIALTDTFTTDFFFADFTPEQMTSWKGLRHDSGDPIEFGNKAIEIYKKNGIDPLEKTIVFSDGLDVGEIIRIADYFKGKINVTFGWGTTLTNDLGITPNNFVMKATEVDGVSTVKLSDTPGKHTGSGDKIREYSERVKAALAENALNNTLVAV, via the coding sequence ATGGAGAAGGGCTCAAAAATATCACAAGGATTAGATTATTACAAAATAACTATGGGGATGAACGAGTTCTTAAAACATCCTGAAGTAGAAGTTACTTTCACATTGAAAAATCGCTCCCCTAATCTATTATCCGAATTTGTATCCCCAGTAGAATTACAGGATAGACTAAATAAGCTAGCTGAAGGATGGCGGCCTGATGAAATAGCCTACTTAGCCGGACTGCAAAACCAAGATGGTAAAGCGACGTTTTCGCAAGAATACCTTGATTTTCTAATGAGTAACCCCTTGCCTCCGGTCAAGATCGGACATGATAAGCGCGGTGATCTAGCGGTTGAGGCTACGGGAAAATGGCCCCTAGTTACATTCTGGGAAACCGTTATCATGAGCGAGATAAATGAAATATATTTTCGTAATAAACTCGCATGTGAAGGTCGCTCTTTGGAAGAAGTATATGCCGAAGGAGATCGCCGATTAGACGAAAAGATCAAATTATTAAAAAGCCGCCCAGATATTAAATTTTCTGATTTCGGCACAAGGCGACGTTTTAGCTATGATTGGCATAGGCACGTAATTGAACGAGTTGCAAATGAACTCCCCAATAATTTTGTCGGAACTTCAAATATATACTTGGCGCATAAACTAGGATTAAAACCAATTGGAACTTTTGCACACGAAATGCCAATGGTTTACGCTGCACTGGCAGATAAAGCCGGAAACAACCCACTAAGTGGTCACAATCAGACACTAAGAGACTGGCAAGACACATACGGCGACGAGCTATCAATTGCCCTAACAGACACATTTACAACCGACTTCTTCTTTGCTGACTTTACGCCCGAACAAATGACTTCATGGAAAGGACTACGACACGATTCTGGCGACCCAATAGAATTTGGAAATAAGGCTATTGAAATTTACAAAAAGAACGGAATTGATCCTTTGGAGAAAACTATCGTCTTTAGTGACGGACTTGATGTGGGCGAAATTATTAGGATAGCTGATTACTTTAAGGGAAAGATAAATGTAACATTTGGCTGGGGTACAACTTTGACTAACGACCTTGGAATTACACCAAATAACTTTGTTATGAAAGCTACAGAGGTTGATGGGGTATCTACGGTCAAATTGAGCGACACCCCTGGCAAACATACAGGTTCAGGTGATAAAATTAGAGAGTATAGTGAACGTGTAAAAGCAGCTTTGGCGGAAAATGCACTGAATAACACTCTAGTTGCTGTATGA
- a CDS encoding NUDIX hydrolase, with the protein MNYTKPYTPPTLTVDAVIFQVNNNTLEVLLLKRPNEPFKGEWALPGGYNAEGETTTDALERVVFQKTGVKIKDDLRYIEQLYTFDTINRDPRGHAVSVTYMGCGRNITYNEDLEVAFFDVNKIPKLAYDHTNIIKYAKERLIAKMTYTNSAFAFLDRRFTLTQLQTVYEIVFGREFDKRNFRKKFLSLNLIHETNELWRDGAHRPAKLYEFNSSKLENLDRSLD; encoded by the coding sequence ATGAATTACACAAAACCGTATACACCTCCAACTCTAACTGTAGACGCAGTAATTTTTCAAGTAAACAACAATACCCTGGAAGTGTTATTATTAAAACGACCAAACGAACCTTTTAAAGGAGAATGGGCTCTTCCTGGAGGATATAATGCCGAAGGAGAGACGACTACAGATGCGCTCGAACGTGTAGTTTTCCAAAAGACAGGCGTAAAAATTAAAGACGACCTACGATATATTGAACAGCTTTACACTTTCGATACGATCAATCGTGATCCACGAGGACATGCAGTGTCTGTAACCTACATGGGTTGTGGACGCAATATTACATACAATGAAGATTTAGAAGTGGCATTTTTTGATGTAAATAAAATACCAAAGCTGGCATACGATCACACCAACATCATTAAATACGCCAAAGAACGCCTAATTGCAAAAATGACATACACCAATTCGGCATTTGCTTTTCTGGATCGAAGATTTACCTTAACGCAACTGCAAACAGTTTACGAGATAGTTTTTGGTCGTGAATTTGACAAGCGTAATTTTCGAAAAAAATTCCTCAGCTTAAACTTAATTCATGAAACTAATGAGTTGTGGCGAGACGGCGCACATCGTCCAGCAAAATTATATGAGTTCAATTCAAGCAAGCTCGAGAATTTAGATCGTAGTTTAGACTAA
- a CDS encoding isochorismatase family protein, which translates to MEKSNYIFVGVDPQNDFIDGSLAVAEAEQIIKPINSIADEIRKHDGTVVFTRDWHPEKTPHFDKWPVHCVANTRGANFHEDLNIQPDDIIINKGTGQTDGYSGWEGRSDKGETLESIIEPKTPHEKVKVFLGGLATDFCVKSTARDIAEHFKDDRRVTTYLLIDAIRAVGLTPTAEEEALSAMKEAGILAISTEEAKKMIQETI; encoded by the coding sequence ATGGAAAAGTCTAACTATATATTTGTCGGGGTTGACCCACAAAATGATTTTATCGATGGGAGTCTTGCCGTTGCCGAAGCAGAGCAAATCATCAAACCTATCAACTCCATTGCCGACGAGATACGAAAACACGACGGCACGGTTGTATTCACCCGAGACTGGCACCCCGAAAAAACACCGCATTTTGACAAATGGCCAGTTCACTGCGTAGCCAACACTAGAGGAGCTAATTTTCACGAAGACCTAAATATTCAGCCTGATGACATCATCATCAATAAAGGCACCGGTCAGACAGACGGATACTCTGGGTGGGAAGGTAGAAGCGACAAGGGCGAAACACTAGAATCTATCATAGAGCCAAAAACACCCCATGAAAAAGTTAAAGTATTTCTCGGCGGATTAGCAACAGATTTTTGTGTAAAATCTACCGCCCGAGATATCGCCGAACATTTCAAAGATGACAGACGTGTTACTACATACCTACTTATAGATGCCATCCGCGCTGTAGGATTAACTCCAACAGCCGAAGAAGAAGCATTGTCCGCAATGAAGGAGGCTGGAATATTAGCAATATCAACCGAAGAAGCAAAGAAGATGATTCAGGAGACAATTTAA
- a CDS encoding glycosyltransferase family 39 protein yields MKKIRVYLKKLYAFLHKMPGWIWLIPILILAINVRLTYLTKADIWHDEGYTAAIIQQPIREIIAITTTDVHPPLYYVIMHVWQLIFGNSVASLRGFSVTCGVLTIALLFLLLQKLFSKRIAVFGSFLAALGPFLIRYSDEARMYALAALLVVAMTYAFVVAVEHKNKKFWWALYGILVALGLYTQYFLALILPAHFVYIWLKLGGNHTAIKNIFKDKNVWLAAGTCFLLFLPWLPVMISQTSRVSGGFWIPEVTKFTIPTTLSMFLTYDDRIVCYFGLLLLPIIIAISFILAKKCPKYQAAIWILTIWLLLPMIIVYILSQGRPVYLDRYFTYSAPAFYGLIAIFIGLIFSNKKWWPIGISIVLTLFIGHYMWHIGSKNIAESSWNNTNTAMNHINGNIRSSDAIISGEIYTYFHTSYYNCTNKEIILLKPKEELGWVGEWGLIKKLNTPEISSLESVKSPRIWLILREKTYDEYKKQVPPYWQLKQEFHDGDLIIGLYENKK; encoded by the coding sequence ACGAAGGATATACGGCGGCCATCATTCAGCAGCCAATCAGAGAAATTATCGCCATTACGACCACGGACGTCCACCCGCCGCTTTATTACGTTATTATGCACGTTTGGCAATTGATTTTCGGCAATTCCGTAGCTTCGCTCAGAGGATTTAGCGTTACGTGTGGAGTTCTGACGATTGCTCTATTATTTCTATTACTCCAAAAACTTTTTTCTAAAAGAATCGCCGTATTTGGAAGTTTTTTAGCAGCGCTAGGACCGTTCTTAATTCGCTATAGCGACGAAGCCCGAATGTATGCACTGGCGGCACTTTTGGTCGTAGCAATGACATACGCATTTGTCGTGGCAGTCGAGCACAAAAATAAGAAGTTTTGGTGGGCGCTATATGGAATTTTAGTAGCGCTCGGTCTTTATACACAATATTTTCTAGCATTAATACTACCCGCGCATTTCGTATATATTTGGCTAAAACTTGGCGGAAATCACACTGCCATAAAAAATATATTTAAGGATAAAAACGTTTGGCTGGCCGCAGGAACATGCTTTTTACTATTCCTTCCCTGGTTACCAGTTATGATCTCCCAAACCAGCCGAGTAAGTGGCGGCTTCTGGATCCCCGAAGTCACCAAATTCACCATCCCGACAACACTATCGATGTTCTTAACTTATGACGACAGAATTGTCTGCTATTTTGGGTTGCTACTGCTGCCAATTATAATCGCAATTTCATTCATCCTAGCCAAAAAATGCCCAAAATACCAAGCAGCAATTTGGATTTTAACAATTTGGCTGCTGCTGCCGATGATCATCGTTTACATACTCAGCCAGGGTCGACCAGTTTACTTAGATCGATATTTCACTTATTCAGCGCCGGCGTTTTACGGCTTGATTGCGATATTCATCGGGCTTATTTTTTCTAATAAAAAATGGTGGCCTATTGGAATATCTATCGTCCTGACATTATTTATCGGTCATTACATGTGGCATATCGGCAGTAAAAACATTGCAGAATCGTCTTGGAATAACACCAACACAGCCATGAATCATATAAATGGAAATATCCGGAGTAGTGATGCTATTATCTCTGGCGAGATCTATACTTATTTTCACACTTCCTATTACAACTGCACAAATAAAGAAATTATACTTCTGAAGCCGAAAGAAGAGCTGGGCTGGGTTGGCGAATGGGGATTAATTAAAAAATTGAATACTCCAGAAATTAGTTCTTTAGAGTCGGTAAAATCTCCAAGAATCTGGCTTATTCTTCGCGAAAAAACATATGACGAATATAAAAAACAAGTTCCACCCTATTGGCAATTAAAGCAAGAATTCCATGACGGCGACTTGATTATCGGACTGTACGAAAATAAAAAATAA